A single region of the Prochlorococcus marinus XMU1411 genome encodes:
- the rpsL gene encoding 30S ribosomal protein S12 gives MPTISQLIGSERKRLTRKTKSPALKACPERRGVCTRVYTSTPKKPNSALRKVARVRLTSGFEVTAYIPGIGHNLQEHSVVLLRGGRVKDLPGVRYHIIRGTLDTAGVKDRRQSRSKYGAKAPKD, from the coding sequence ATGCCCACCATCTCGCAATTAATTGGTTCAGAAAGAAAACGTCTGACTAGAAAAACAAAATCTCCCGCTTTAAAGGCTTGCCCAGAAAGAAGAGGAGTATGTACAAGGGTTTATACTTCAACCCCCAAAAAACCGAATTCAGCTTTAAGAAAAGTTGCAAGGGTGAGATTAACTTCTGGTTTCGAAGTAACAGCTTATATCCCTGGTATTGGTCATAATTTGCAAGAACACTCTGTAGTACTGCTTAGAGGTGGAAGAGTTAAAGATTTGCCAGGCGTTAGATACCATATAATTAGAGGAACTTTAGATACCGCTGGAGTCAAAGATAGACGTCAATCCAGATCTAAGTATGGAGCAAAAGCTCCAAAAGATTAA
- the tuf gene encoding elongation factor Tu, with product MAREKFERNKPHVNIGTIGHVDHGKTTLTAAITNVLAKKGQAQAQDYGDIDGAPEERERGITINTAHVEYETEGRHYAHVDCPGHADYVKNMITGAAQMDGAILVCAATDGPMAQTKEHILLAKQVGVPALVVALNKCDMVDDEEIIELVEMEIRELLDSYDFPGDDIPIVQVSGLKALEGDSTWESKIEELMKAVDASIPEPEREVDKPFLMAVEDVFSITGRGTVATGRIERGKVKVGEEVEIVGIRDTRVTTVTGVEMFRKLLDEGMAGDNVGLLLRGVQKEDIERGMVLVKKGSITPHTQFEGEVYVLKKEEGGRHTPFFAGYRPQFYIRTTDVTGQITAFTSDDGSNVEMVMPGDRIKMTGELICPVAIEQGMRFAIREGGRTIGAGVVSKILK from the coding sequence ATGGCTCGCGAGAAGTTCGAAAGGAACAAACCACATGTCAACATAGGTACTATTGGCCATGTTGATCATGGAAAAACAACACTAACAGCTGCTATTACAAATGTATTAGCTAAAAAAGGTCAAGCTCAAGCTCAAGACTATGGAGACATTGATGGTGCTCCTGAAGAACGAGAGCGTGGCATTACCATTAATACAGCTCATGTTGAGTATGAAACAGAAGGCAGACATTATGCTCATGTCGATTGCCCAGGACATGCTGATTATGTGAAAAACATGATCACAGGAGCTGCCCAGATGGACGGAGCTATTCTAGTTTGTGCAGCTACTGATGGTCCTATGGCTCAAACAAAAGAGCATATTCTTTTAGCTAAACAGGTTGGAGTTCCTGCTCTTGTAGTTGCTCTCAATAAGTGCGATATGGTCGATGATGAAGAAATTATTGAACTTGTCGAAATGGAAATTAGGGAATTATTAGATAGTTATGACTTCCCAGGAGATGACATTCCTATAGTTCAAGTTTCAGGTTTAAAAGCCCTCGAAGGTGATTCTACTTGGGAATCAAAGATTGAAGAATTAATGAAAGCAGTTGATGCTAGCATTCCTGAACCAGAAAGAGAAGTTGATAAACCATTCTTGATGGCAGTTGAAGACGTTTTCTCGATTACTGGTAGAGGAACTGTTGCTACTGGAAGAATTGAGAGGGGTAAAGTAAAAGTTGGAGAAGAAGTAGAAATAGTTGGAATAAGAGATACAAGAGTAACAACTGTTACTGGAGTTGAAATGTTCCGAAAACTTCTTGATGAAGGTATGGCTGGCGATAATGTTGGTTTACTTCTACGTGGTGTACAGAAAGAAGATATTGAGAGAGGAATGGTCCTAGTGAAGAAAGGATCTATTACCCCTCATACCCAGTTTGAAGGAGAAGTTTATGTTCTCAAAAAAGAAGAGGGCGGAAGACATACTCCTTTCTTTGCAGGATATAGACCTCAGTTCTATATCAGAACAACTGATGTGACAGGTCAAATAACTGCATTTACTTCAGATGATGGCTCTAATGTTGAAATGGTTATGCCAGGAGACAGAATTAAGATGACTGGAGAATTAATTTGTCCAGTAGCTATCGAACAGGGTATGCGATTCGCCATTCGTGAAGGAGGACGTACTATCGGTGCTGGAGTTGTTTCTAAAATACTCAAATAA
- the gltB gene encoding glutamate synthase large subunit translates to MAESNKRIVGPYQDSYSPDGIIGEKDACGVGFIANVKGIESNWILKESLRGLNCMEHRGGCGGDSDSGDGAGILCSIPWQYLDEEINLKDQQEFNRGLGMVFMPNRKEKIEECKLICDQEAKKLRVGYTFWRTVPVNNEVLGPLAKANAPFICQWILYIDKKDHQDIERILFQLRKRIEKKIRETYKNHVGDCEFYFASLSSQTVVYKGMVRSEILSEFYQDLKEESFKVSFSVYHRRFSTNTLPKWPLAQPMRFLGHNGEINTLLGNINWAKASETHIDHFWGDLSKEIKPIVDINKSDSSNLDATLEINIRSGQPITDSLLKLVPEAFRDQPELERREDIKAFYEYSASLQEAWDGPALLVFADGNFVGATLDRNGLRPARYSITNDGFVIMGSETGVVELEEERVIEKGRLGPGQMLAVDFQQNRVLRNWEVKSEAAQRHDYKNLLSNRTIKIGNNEWVKDCKLKDLELIQQQTAYGFSAEDNDLILDSMASLAKEPTYCMGDDIPLAVLSSKPHILYDYFKQRFAQVTNPPIDPLREKLVMSLEMHLGERCTPFEIKDPKPFVHLQSPILNEQELISIKKSKIKCQTISSLFDIEEGVQGLEDQLIEICKQSEISIKEGCSLIVISDKGINPKKTFIPPLLAVGAVHHYLLKKEIRLKASLIIETGQCWSTHHLACLIGYGASAVCPWLTFEAGRHWLKHPKTQKLIDSKKINPLSIIDVQENIKKALEDGLRKILSKIGISLLSSYHGAQIFEAVGLGSDLIKMAFDGTTSRIAGITLKELTNETLSIHTKAYPEINLKKLEFLGFVQFRNNGEYHSNNPEMSKVLHSAVKQGPGYDHFETYKKLISNRPTTSLRDLLTINSKRKSIPLEKVESVESICKRFCTGGMSLGALSREAHEVLAVAMNRIGGKSNSGEGGEDPARFNVLNDIDENTQSATLPFIKGLENGDTACSAIKQIASGRFGVTPEYLRSGKQLEIKMAQGAKPGEGGQLPGPKVDSYIAKLRNSKPGVALISPPPHHDIYSIEDLAQLIHDLHQVHPKAKVSVKLVSEIGIGTIAAGVSKANADVIQISGHDGGTGASPLSSIKHAGLPWELGVAEVHKSLLENNLRERVILRTDGGLKTGWDVVIAALLGAEEYGFGSVAMIAEGCIMARVCHTNKCPVGVATQKEELRKRFKGIPENVVNFFLYIAEEVRQIMSKIGVSNMEELIGNREFLSARNIGLPKTSNIDLSSLVNNEYSTTDRSWLNHSKNAHSNGSVLEDEFLSDTEFIDSIKNHQKLTKEIEIKNTDRSVCAKISGEIAELHGNTGFNGELHLNFKGYAGQSFGAFLLKGMIVQLIGEANDYVCKGMNGGILTIIPPKIDEISSEQVILGNTCLYGATGGKLFALGKSGERFAVRNSGATAVTEGAGDHCCEYMTGGKVVILGSTGRNIGAGMTGGIAFILDENNDLSNKVNKEIVSIHKITSSKQENTLLEIIREYQAKTNSLKADKIIKNWSDFKSNFKLIVPPSEEEMLGIKKM, encoded by the coding sequence ATGGCAGAGAGTAACAAAAGAATCGTTGGGCCATATCAAGATAGTTATTCCCCAGATGGAATAATCGGTGAGAAAGATGCTTGTGGTGTTGGTTTTATAGCCAATGTTAAAGGAATAGAAAGCAACTGGATTCTTAAAGAATCTCTCAGGGGTCTTAACTGCATGGAACACAGAGGCGGTTGTGGAGGTGATAGTGACTCAGGAGATGGGGCAGGCATTTTGTGTTCAATTCCTTGGCAATACTTAGATGAAGAAATCAATCTAAAAGATCAACAAGAGTTTAATAGAGGTTTAGGCATGGTTTTTATGCCTAACAGAAAAGAGAAAATTGAAGAGTGTAAATTAATATGTGATCAGGAAGCAAAAAAACTAAGAGTCGGCTACACATTTTGGAGAACGGTACCTGTTAATAATGAAGTCTTAGGTCCTTTAGCTAAGGCAAATGCCCCGTTCATCTGCCAATGGATTTTATACATAGATAAAAAAGATCATCAGGATATTGAGAGGATTTTATTTCAATTAAGAAAAAGAATTGAAAAAAAAATAAGAGAAACATATAAAAACCATGTTGGGGATTGTGAATTTTATTTTGCCTCACTAAGTTCTCAAACAGTTGTATACAAAGGTATGGTGCGATCTGAAATATTATCTGAGTTTTATCAAGATCTAAAAGAGGAGAGTTTTAAGGTCTCATTTTCTGTTTATCATCGTAGATTTAGTACCAATACACTTCCAAAATGGCCACTTGCCCAACCTATGAGATTTTTAGGTCACAACGGAGAAATAAATACTCTCTTAGGTAATATTAATTGGGCTAAAGCTTCAGAAACTCACATAGATCACTTTTGGGGAGATTTATCTAAAGAAATTAAGCCGATCGTAGATATAAATAAAAGTGATTCATCAAATCTTGATGCAACCCTTGAAATTAATATTCGCTCAGGTCAACCAATAACTGATTCATTATTAAAACTCGTTCCAGAAGCATTTAGAGATCAACCAGAACTTGAACGAAGAGAAGATATTAAAGCATTTTATGAGTATTCTGCGAGCCTACAAGAAGCTTGGGATGGACCTGCTCTCCTTGTATTTGCAGATGGTAATTTTGTAGGAGCAACGCTTGATAGAAATGGTCTTAGACCAGCAAGATATTCAATAACAAATGATGGTTTTGTAATAATGGGTTCTGAAACGGGAGTAGTAGAACTTGAAGAAGAAAGAGTAATAGAGAAAGGTCGATTAGGACCTGGACAAATGTTGGCAGTTGATTTTCAACAAAATAGAGTCCTGAGAAATTGGGAGGTAAAATCTGAAGCAGCTCAAAGGCATGATTATAAAAATCTACTTAGTAATAGAACTATAAAAATTGGAAATAATGAATGGGTTAAAGACTGCAAACTAAAAGACCTTGAGTTAATACAACAACAAACTGCATATGGTTTTTCAGCGGAAGATAATGATCTTATCTTAGATTCAATGGCTTCATTAGCTAAAGAGCCTACTTATTGCATGGGTGACGACATCCCACTAGCTGTGCTTTCATCAAAGCCACATATCTTATATGACTACTTTAAGCAAAGATTTGCGCAAGTTACTAATCCTCCTATTGACCCTCTGAGAGAAAAACTGGTAATGAGTTTAGAGATGCATCTTGGCGAAAGATGTACACCATTTGAGATTAAAGATCCTAAACCTTTTGTTCATTTACAAAGTCCAATTCTCAATGAGCAAGAACTCATTTCCATTAAAAAGTCAAAAATTAAATGTCAAACAATCTCAAGTTTGTTTGATATTGAGGAAGGTGTTCAAGGCTTAGAAGACCAATTAATAGAAATTTGCAAACAGAGTGAGATTTCTATAAAAGAAGGTTGCTCTTTAATTGTTATTTCTGATAAGGGAATAAACCCTAAAAAGACTTTTATTCCTCCTTTACTTGCTGTTGGGGCAGTTCATCATTATCTTTTAAAAAAAGAAATAAGGCTAAAAGCTTCTTTAATTATTGAAACTGGTCAATGTTGGAGCACACATCACTTGGCTTGTTTGATTGGTTATGGCGCAAGTGCAGTTTGCCCTTGGTTGACCTTCGAAGCAGGAAGACACTGGTTAAAACATCCAAAAACACAAAAACTCATTGATAGCAAAAAAATAAATCCATTATCAATAATTGATGTTCAAGAAAATATAAAAAAAGCTCTAGAAGACGGTCTAAGAAAAATTCTTTCGAAAATTGGTATCTCACTTTTATCTAGTTACCATGGCGCGCAAATTTTTGAAGCTGTAGGCCTTGGATCTGACTTAATAAAAATGGCTTTTGATGGTACAACAAGCCGCATCGCTGGCATAACATTAAAAGAATTAACTAATGAAACACTTTCAATACATACGAAAGCTTATCCAGAGATAAATTTAAAAAAATTAGAATTTTTAGGATTTGTACAATTTAGAAATAATGGAGAATATCACTCAAATAATCCTGAGATGTCCAAAGTTTTACATTCAGCTGTAAAACAAGGACCAGGATACGATCATTTTGAAACTTACAAAAAACTCATTAGTAATAGACCGACAACATCTCTAAGAGATTTACTAACAATTAATTCAAAAAGAAAAAGCATTCCATTAGAGAAAGTTGAAAGTGTTGAATCAATTTGCAAAAGGTTCTGTACTGGAGGAATGAGTTTGGGTGCTTTATCAAGAGAAGCACATGAAGTGTTAGCAGTTGCAATGAATAGAATTGGTGGAAAAAGTAATAGTGGAGAGGGGGGAGAAGATCCAGCTCGTTTTAATGTTTTAAATGATATCGATGAAAATACTCAATCAGCGACTTTGCCATTTATAAAAGGTCTAGAAAATGGAGACACCGCATGCTCAGCGATTAAACAAATAGCATCAGGTAGATTTGGGGTTACACCTGAATATCTAAGAAGTGGTAAACAACTAGAAATTAAAATGGCTCAAGGTGCAAAACCTGGAGAAGGGGGACAATTACCTGGTCCAAAAGTTGATTCTTACATCGCGAAACTAAGAAATAGTAAACCTGGAGTAGCTCTAATATCTCCTCCTCCGCATCATGATATTTATTCAATTGAAGATTTAGCTCAACTTATCCATGACTTACACCAAGTTCATCCAAAAGCGAAAGTGAGCGTTAAACTTGTTTCTGAAATTGGTATAGGCACTATTGCTGCTGGAGTAAGCAAAGCTAATGCAGATGTAATTCAAATTTCAGGGCATGACGGAGGTACAGGGGCTTCACCCCTAAGTTCTATTAAACATGCAGGTTTACCATGGGAACTAGGTGTTGCTGAAGTTCATAAATCTCTATTAGAAAATAACTTACGAGAAAGAGTAATTTTAAGAACTGATGGAGGTCTTAAAACAGGCTGGGATGTAGTTATTGCAGCTTTACTAGGTGCTGAAGAATACGGTTTCGGTTCTGTAGCGATGATTGCTGAAGGATGCATAATGGCTCGGGTTTGTCATACAAACAAGTGTCCTGTTGGAGTTGCCACTCAAAAAGAAGAATTAAGAAAAAGATTTAAAGGTATTCCAGAAAATGTTGTCAATTTTTTCTTGTATATTGCTGAAGAAGTAAGACAGATAATGAGTAAAATTGGAGTTTCTAATATGGAAGAACTTATTGGTAATCGAGAATTTCTTTCTGCAAGAAATATCGGTCTTCCAAAAACTTCTAATATCGATCTTTCTTCTTTAGTAAATAATGAATATTCAACCACTGATAGATCATGGTTAAATCATTCAAAAAATGCTCATAGTAATGGTTCTGTACTAGAAGATGAGTTTTTGTCTGATACTGAATTTATAGATTCAATTAAAAATCACCAAAAATTAACCAAAGAAATTGAAATAAAAAATACAGATAGAAGTGTTTGTGCGAAAATATCAGGCGAAATCGCAGAACTTCATGGAAATACTGGCTTCAATGGAGAACTCCACTTAAATTTTAAAGGGTATGCAGGACAGAGCTTTGGTGCCTTTTTATTGAAGGGAATGATTGTTCAATTAATTGGAGAAGCAAATGATTATGTTTGTAAAGGAATGAATGGAGGAATACTCACAATAATTCCACCAAAAATAGATGAAATCTCCTCCGAACAAGTTATCCTTGGAAATACCTGCCTTTATGGAGCAACAGGAGGAAAATTATTTGCATTAGGAAAATCGGGAGAAAGATTTGCAGTAAGAAATAGTGGCGCTACAGCAGTAACAGAGGGAGCAGGTGATCATTGTTGTGAATATATGACTGGCGGTAAAGTAGTTATTCTAGGTTCCACAGGAAGGAATATTGGTGCGGGCATGACTGGTGGTATAGCTTTTATACTCGATGAGAATAATGATTTAAGTAATAAAGTTAATAAAGAAATAGTTAGCATTCATAAAATAACTTCATCCAAGCAGGAAAATACTTTATTGGAAATTATTAGAGAATATCAAGCAAAAACAAATAGCTTAAAGGCTGACAAAATAATTAAAAATTGGTCTGATTTCAAGAGTAATTTCAAATTAATTGTTCCCCCAAGCGAAGAAGAGATGCTTGGCATAAAGAAAATGTAA
- the fusA gene encoding elongation factor G produces the protein MARDFPLERVRNIGIAAHIDAGKTTTTERILFYSGVVHKIGEVHDGAAVTDWMAQERERGITITAAAISTSWQDHRINIIDTPGHVDFTIEVERSMRVLDGVIAVFCAVGGVQPQSETVWRQADRYSVPRMVFVNKMDRTGADFLKVNKQIKDRLKANALPIQLPIGAEGDLTGIIDLVANKAYLYKNDLGTDIEEAPIPSEMEEEAADWRFKLMESVAENDEELIEVFLETGELSEEQLKKGIREGVLKHGLVPVLCGSAFKNKGVQLVLDAVVDYLPAPVDVKPIQGVLPSGKEDVRPSDDNAPFSALAFKVMSDPYGKLTFVRMYSGVLSKGSYVMNSTKDAKERISRLVILKADEREEVDELRAGDLGAVLGLKNTTTGDTLCNTDDPIVLETLFIPEPVISVAVEPKTKGDMEKLSKALTALSEEDPTFRVSTDPETNQTVIAGMGELHLEILVDRMLREFKVEANIGAPQVSYRETIRSSSKGEGKYARQTGGKGQYGHVIIEMEPAEVGKGFEFVNKIVGGAVPKEYIGPASNGMKETCESGVLAGYPLIDVKVTLVDGSFHDVDSSEMAFKIAGSMAFKDGVKKCNPVLLEPMMKVEVESPDDFLGSVIGDLSSRRGQVEGQSIDDGLSKVQAKVPLAEMFGYATQLRSMTQGRGIFSMEFANYEEVPRNVAEAIISKNQGNS, from the coding sequence TTGGCACGCGACTTTCCCCTAGAACGAGTAAGAAATATAGGTATAGCCGCTCATATTGATGCAGGGAAGACTACAACTACTGAAAGAATTTTGTTTTATTCAGGCGTTGTTCACAAGATAGGGGAAGTACATGATGGTGCTGCCGTAACTGATTGGATGGCTCAAGAACGAGAAAGAGGAATAACCATTACTGCTGCTGCAATATCTACTAGTTGGCAAGATCACAGAATTAATATTATTGATACTCCTGGTCACGTTGATTTTACTATTGAAGTGGAAAGATCAATGCGAGTCTTGGACGGAGTAATAGCTGTATTTTGCGCAGTTGGTGGGGTTCAGCCTCAATCTGAAACAGTTTGGCGTCAAGCAGATAGATACTCTGTCCCAAGAATGGTTTTTGTTAATAAAATGGACAGGACTGGCGCAGATTTTCTTAAAGTTAATAAACAAATTAAAGATCGACTAAAGGCAAATGCACTTCCAATTCAGTTACCTATTGGAGCTGAAGGTGATCTTACAGGTATTATTGATTTAGTAGCAAACAAAGCCTATCTTTACAAAAATGACTTAGGTACTGATATCGAAGAAGCTCCAATTCCATCTGAAATGGAGGAGGAAGCTGCAGATTGGAGATTTAAGTTGATGGAGAGTGTTGCAGAAAATGATGAAGAGTTAATTGAAGTATTCCTTGAGACAGGAGAACTATCTGAAGAACAACTCAAAAAAGGAATTAGAGAGGGGGTTTTAAAGCATGGATTGGTTCCAGTATTATGCGGGTCAGCTTTTAAGAATAAAGGGGTTCAACTTGTATTAGATGCTGTAGTCGATTACTTGCCAGCACCAGTCGATGTTAAGCCAATACAAGGTGTTTTACCAAGTGGCAAAGAAGATGTTAGACCTTCAGATGATAATGCTCCTTTCAGTGCATTAGCTTTCAAAGTGATGTCAGATCCCTATGGAAAATTAACTTTTGTAAGAATGTATTCAGGTGTTCTTTCAAAGGGGAGTTATGTAATGAACTCCACTAAGGATGCTAAAGAGAGAATTTCTAGATTGGTGATTCTTAAGGCGGATGAAAGAGAGGAGGTTGATGAATTGAGGGCTGGAGATTTAGGAGCTGTTTTAGGTCTTAAGAATACAACAACTGGTGACACTTTATGTAATACAGATGATCCAATAGTTTTGGAGACCTTGTTTATCCCTGAACCAGTTATCTCGGTGGCTGTTGAGCCAAAAACAAAGGGCGATATGGAAAAATTATCAAAAGCTTTAACTGCTTTGTCTGAAGAGGATCCCACTTTTAGGGTAAGTACAGACCCTGAAACAAATCAAACTGTAATTGCAGGTATGGGTGAGTTGCACTTGGAAATACTTGTTGACAGAATGTTAAGAGAATTTAAGGTTGAAGCAAATATAGGGGCTCCTCAGGTTTCATATAGAGAGACTATTAGGTCTAGTTCTAAAGGTGAAGGTAAATATGCAAGACAAACTGGAGGAAAAGGCCAATATGGTCATGTAATTATTGAAATGGAACCTGCTGAAGTTGGTAAAGGATTTGAATTTGTAAATAAAATTGTTGGCGGAGCTGTACCAAAAGAGTATATTGGTCCTGCATCTAATGGAATGAAAGAAACCTGCGAATCTGGTGTTCTTGCTGGTTATCCACTTATTGATGTAAAAGTAACACTAGTCGATGGTTCATTCCACGATGTAGACTCATCTGAAATGGCCTTCAAAATTGCAGGTTCCATGGCTTTTAAAGACGGGGTTAAAAAATGCAATCCTGTCCTATTAGAGCCTATGATGAAAGTTGAGGTCGAAAGTCCAGACGACTTTCTTGGATCTGTAATTGGTGATCTCTCTTCTAGAAGAGGTCAAGTAGAAGGACAATCTATTGATGATGGATTGTCTAAGGTACAGGCCAAAGTGCCCTTAGCCGAAATGTTCGGTTATGCCACTCAACTCCGATCAATGACTCAAGGTCGGGGTATATTTTCAATGGAGTTCGCAAATTATGAGGAAGTTCCTCGTAATGTTGCTGAAGCTATCATTTCCAAGAATCAGGGCAACTCCTGA
- a CDS encoding LON peptidase substrate-binding domain-containing protein: MGELSVRELPIFPLPEVVLFPQEILPLHIFESRYRIMLQSVLESDSMFGVIKWDPTTKSMANVGCCAQVIKHQTSEDGRSNIITLGQQRFQVLEIIRSTPFCSAMVSWICDDNIDDLQKLDSLKDSVKVALSDVINLTSKLTNTKKNLPDKLPDSPIDLSFWIGAHLGGPVAEEQQRLLEERNTFTRLQREYEMLDHTRKQLAARTALKESFPNIKED; this comes from the coding sequence ATGGGAGAGCTCTCTGTAAGGGAATTACCTATATTTCCTTTGCCAGAGGTAGTCCTTTTTCCTCAAGAAATATTGCCTTTACATATTTTTGAATCTAGATATAGGATCATGCTTCAATCTGTTCTTGAAAGTGATTCAATGTTTGGGGTTATTAAATGGGATCCAACTACTAAAAGTATGGCTAATGTAGGTTGTTGTGCTCAAGTGATAAAACATCAGACCTCTGAAGATGGTAGAAGTAATATCATCACCCTTGGACAACAAAGATTTCAAGTCTTAGAAATCATACGTTCCACTCCATTTTGCTCCGCGATGGTTAGTTGGATTTGTGATGATAATATTGATGACCTTCAAAAATTAGATTCTCTAAAAGATTCTGTAAAAGTAGCACTTAGTGATGTCATTAATCTAACAAGTAAATTGACAAATACTAAGAAAAATCTACCTGATAAATTACCTGACAGCCCAATAGATTTATCATTTTGGATAGGTGCTCATTTGGGCGGTCCTGTTGCGGAAGAACAGCAAAGACTTCTTGAGGAAAGAAATACTTTTACTCGTTTACAAAGAGAATATGAAATGCTTGATCATACAAGAAAACAACTTGCAGCAAGAACAGCATTAAAAGAAAGTTTTCCTAATATAAAAGAAGATTAA
- the rpsJ gene encoding 30S ribosomal protein S10, with protein sequence MTASIAQQKIRIRLKAFDRRMLDLSCDKIIQTADTTSASAIGPIPLPTKRKIYCVLRSPHVDKDSREHFETRTHRRIIDIYSPSAKTIDALMKLDLPSGVDIEVKL encoded by the coding sequence ATGACTGCATCAATTGCACAACAAAAAATAAGAATAAGGCTCAAAGCTTTTGATAGAAGAATGCTGGATTTATCTTGCGACAAAATAATCCAAACTGCTGATACTACTTCTGCCTCAGCAATAGGTCCAATACCTTTACCTACAAAAAGGAAGATTTATTGTGTCCTGAGATCACCACATGTTGATAAAGATTCTAGAGAGCATTTTGAAACAAGAACACATCGAAGAATAATAGATATTTATAGTCCTTCTGCAAAAACTATTGATGCCTTAATGAAGTTAGATCTTCCTAGTGGAGTAGATATAGAAGTTAAACTTTAA
- the rpsG gene encoding 30S ribosomal protein S7 translates to MSRRNAAVKRPVLPDPQFNSRLASMMISRLMKHGKKSTAQRILSDAFSLISERTGGNAVELFETAVKNATPLVEVRARRVGGATYQVPMEVRQERGTAMALRWLVTFSRARNGKSMSQKLAGELMDAANETGSAVKKREDTHKMAEANKAFAHYRY, encoded by the coding sequence ATGTCACGTCGTAATGCTGCAGTAAAAAGACCAGTTCTTCCAGATCCTCAATTTAATAGTCGTCTAGCTTCTATGATGATTTCTCGATTGATGAAACATGGTAAAAAGTCGACAGCTCAAAGAATATTGTCTGATGCTTTTTCTTTAATAAGCGAGAGAACAGGTGGGAATGCAGTCGAATTATTTGAAACAGCTGTAAAAAATGCTACTCCTCTTGTCGAGGTAAGAGCTAGGAGAGTTGGTGGTGCAACATATCAAGTACCTATGGAAGTACGCCAAGAGAGGGGTACAGCTATGGCCTTAAGATGGCTTGTTACATTCTCACGCGCAAGGAACGGCAAAAGTATGTCACAGAAACTTGCTGGTGAGTTGATGGATGCAGCAAATGAAACTGGTAGTGCTGTTAAAAAAAGAGAAGACACTCATAAAATGGCTGAAGCTAACAAAGCTTTTGCACATTACAGATATTAA
- a CDS encoding YciI family protein, whose amino-acid sequence MPFFVKTETIKKEYLINIDLKRKIINEHIDWIKKLKKEGINIKSGFLVDEFNRPGDGGLLILEMNNYKNALEIIKNDPMIKNNLVEWKLNEWVDSNK is encoded by the coding sequence ATGCCTTTCTTTGTAAAAACTGAAACCATAAAAAAAGAATATTTAATTAATATTGATTTAAAACGAAAAATAATTAACGAACATATTGATTGGATAAAAAAATTAAAAAAAGAGGGAATTAATATAAAAAGTGGTTTTTTGGTAGATGAGTTCAATAGGCCTGGTGACGGAGGGTTACTCATTCTTGAAATGAATAATTATAAAAATGCACTAGAAATAATTAAGAATGATCCAATGATTAAGAATAATCTAGTTGAATGGAAATTAAATGAGTGGGTAGATTCAAATAAATGA